The genomic segment AGGACAGAAGCACTGACTCACAAGTAGGATGTCACCTCTTTGTGCCTGCCAGTGGAATTCATTATGTAATGAAGGTAGGACATTCCTAGCTGAGGACACATTGTCTGCCTCTTGCCAGAAGCAGAAGAAACTTTTATATAAGAACATTCCCTTATTCCTGCAAGGAACAGGCTCATGTTGTTTTAGTCTTATTTAAAGTTTGTTCATATCCATGATAAATATAGAAGAAAAAACGCCAAttggaaacttttttttacacaaagttCAGGCAAAAAAATGATGCAAAGGTGTCCATGACCTTTAAAGCTGCCTGCACAAATAAGATATTGATCAGCCAGAATGCAGCTAATCAGTCTTCTTGGAAATCATTCATAAGAAGATCTCACCAGCACATGAAGGTTAGTTACACATGCGGCACAGGAATCCGCCAGGttcttccagcagagaacagcctgctggaaattcgtGTCCACCGGACCCCCTTGATTATATTGGTAACTGGCAAAGATTCGGACGGTCAAAAATTGCTGcacgcaacttttttttttgtccagctgaattCAGGGATTTTGAGCGGTCTGATCCCCGCTTGTTCCCATTTTAGTTAATGAAGTCTGGTGGGCACACGGCACTATCCGACTATGCCGGAGCTAGAGAACTCCAGCAGAATGTTCTCTGCCACAACAGCCTGCCGTATTCCTGTGGCACATGTGGCCTATCAGGAAATTTGTCTAACCTCTTCCTTACCGCCAGGTCCGCATTCAACTCTGTAAGGACGTTTCTGAATGTCCTTGAAGGGAGCGCTGCTGCAAGGAGATGGTGCAGGAGAGAAGAGCCAGATGCATGATGCAGCTGGACTTCCCACAGAGATGGTTTATTAAGCGCTACATACACGGGGCGCAATGAGCAATGCGTATACTGATCAGGAAGTCACCATGACGCTTCCTCCTCATGACCCATTGATTAGGTTATCGCCGGGTGCTGGGTAACATCAGGAACTGCTTcggacaggcatgctcaacctgcggccccccagctgttgtaaaactacaactcacacaatgccctgctgtaggctgtcagggcatgctgggagttgtagttttgcaacagctggagggccgcaggttgagcatgccttgcTTAGGAGAGCCAAATCAGTGACTGGGGCTAATATCAGCTATTAGGAGAAATAGCAATAAAAATCCCCTACCCTACGGGTATCACAAATAATAAGACAAAAAAAAGACACTACTAGTCCAGGCTTTTGAGGCCACAAGTACTAAAAAAATCCATCTGCTCATAAAGGGGAGAAATTGGTCTTGGTTAAAAAATCAATTCTGTGGGGCCCACCCGGCGCAGTCATTTCTAGGTACACCCCACTGTCGTTTTTATACAATGGTAGACTGATATGATCTAATATGTACACCCCATGGGAGCCACGGCTCTTCATACAGACCCAAAGGTATTATGGTATCATCATACCACAAAAGGAAAATGTCATTGCAATTCTCCCAATATGGTTCCCTATTTTGTATGCTATGTAACTCCTATTATGTACTGCTCAAGAAAAATAGTGCACAAACACACTTCTGACAATAACACTGGGCCCTTTAGACATGCGGCGCATTTCTGTCACAGCTTGAGTATGGAAAACTGTACTGAGCATGACTGGACCACACGTAAACAAATCGTGACTACCGGTCTGCCtggagactacaactcccacaaaccAATGCGCCGTGCGACCCGACGCTGCtagcgcgcttgcgcagaagctgGAGGTGACACCGGCAGCATGGCGGTGTGGGGAGCGCTTGGCAGGTGAGGGAAGGACATGTAGTGAGGGTGTAGCAGGATGAAGGCAGGCAGTTCTGTGGAGTATTATCGCTGCCCGGAAGCGTCTATTTCGGGGGCTGTATGTGCCTTGGTAAATCCCAATGGCTTTCTATAGGAGCATTGACTTTGCAGGGAGGTGTAAGGGCTTTGTCTTGGAAGTCTTCTGACTGGTGGTCCTGGAGACTGATGAAGACCATCACCATTTGACACCCAGCTCTGTAGTAGAAATCGCATTGACCCCACTTCCAGTAGTACATGATTTGtgcacacaggggcatgggaaggcCTAGTTGTCAATGCATTCATACatttacatttccaggaggaataacagagggagaCATTTCTGAATTGTTCTTCTGAAAAAAAAAGCAGGACAAAATACATGCATTATatatacttaaagggcttctgtcaccccactaaagtaattttttttttttttgggctagttaaattacttatattgcgacagggctggccggcggggctggccggaggaggagaccccggctggccctgtcgatcaacacgacgagggggcggttttctgcagctgctaccagcaagtagccgccctacttgctggtagagacctaatttacatattataaaacttcgtttttagaagaaactgctgaatcaaagtaagtaagaccattatattttgatatatcgcaatataagtaatttaactagcccaaaaaaaaaaaaagactttagtggggtgacagaagccctttaatggggTCTTtggggggttaatttttttttctcttcagttttctgTTTCTGTACATATGTGAACACACTGCCAATGCAAACGCAGCATTATATAAGGATTTACTAGGacacatcaggaaagctgagcgtcctgattattattattattattattaaaggagTTTAATATTGAGGGCCTATCCTCTGATTGGGGTTGGCCAGGGAAAACATAaccttttaaaagggttgtccaagacttaataattgatgacctatccctggAATCAGCTGCACTGCCCCAGCCTCTTAATAGTGTATCAAGCACAGTCTTATGTTGTATATTGAggtccattcatttgaataagcCTGGGCTGCacgtaggccatgtgaccgaaggACGTGACGTCAcaggccaaggaagaggctgcagcgctcacagtgtactggggcaatGTGCAGGCAGGGTACAGGAGTTTATAGGGGAAAAAAAGACTGCCTGTCACCGGTGCTTTGATTTCAGCTCCCGAgcacccttctcctcctccagactccaatggagcagaagtgtgatgtGCTATCTGCAGGCACATCGCCGCTGCCACAAATAGGCAATTGACTGGCTGCCAGCGGTGATGTGCCTGCACACGTCCGAGTGGAGGCTGCTGATTGCACAGCCGCGGTGATGTGCATGTAGATGGCACATCAGATTTCCGGTCCAGAGGGGAATGGAAGCAGAGTAGTAGGGAGCTCACTGCTGGAACCGAAGATTCAGTGATGAGTGAGtcttgttttttaacccctgcacTCTGCCTGCACATATCTAAAGGGCTTTCTGGTCtttgaaaactcctttaaaggctatgtacaccttcaggggctattctttttatgattgtattttactcataatttttccaattggtctttattaaaactaTTGAGCCGTTCTataacaaagggttaactgtttttctagctgtgtgactgctactttgtgctggtcatctaataaaccttatctctaaattctgAAAAGGTCGTAaacatttatttaaaggggttgtccgggttcagaactgaacccTGACATAGttagaatttcacccaggcagcccccctgacttgagcatcggagcagttcgtgCTCCGATGTTCTCCTTTGCCCTACGctcaatcgcgcagggcaaaggcattttttagaGTTCTGGTGACGtactggggctctccatggggctgccaggcggaggcttccgcccagcagtgagcccggtgatgtctcaCCGGTACTGATGGACAGGCTttcgcgctgccctagcctgtaaaactgctagggcagcgctaaagccctgcCATCGGAGCCGGTTacttcaccgaacacactgctagacggaagcctctgcctggcagtgtgttatagtaaataaaagagccctttccCTGCGCGATCCATGACATGCTcctatgctaacatcaggggagcTGCCTGggggaaattatgggtatgtccgggttcagctctgaacccagacaacccctttaagccagattcttatcgTTAAGatgagaactgagctataataagtgtttgtttagaaggtcagagataaggagctgaACGGCCTgacagaacagagtgaaaattcagagccTGCTGCTAGAGAATCTCAAAGCTGCTCAGAGACAGGggttaaacatttttaataaaggccaattgaagaaATGATTTttggctcaaaatgagtacaatgcaataataataaaaaaaaaatgcccccaaaggtgtacatagccttcaaCTCTCAGACAGCCTTTTAAGAGAAGaagaattataataataattatagttACTGTTGCTTATTCTGTATTAATAATCTCCTTTTCCCTTAAAGGTTTCTAACACTGAAGCCTTCAGTACTCGTTTTCTGCGCACAGCATAGGACATTTGGAAGTCTGTTCCGCAGCATCAGTCAGACAGAGATCTTGTCCTCAGGCTGCGGGATCCTGTCCAGGAATTTACCTTCAAACTGGAGCTTGCTGCCAGTCCGTACCAAGAAGAGGGGTATGGAATACCAACCTAAATTCCTGAAACGCCAGAGAACTCATGGTTGGGTAAAGCGCATAAGCACAAGAGGTGGCATTGAAGTAATTCTTCGCAGGATGTTGAAAGGAAGGAAATCGTTGACTGTCTGAAAAGGGACAACTTTTGATGATCCATCGGTCACAGTTGTGACTTCTCTTCCCACTTTAAATCCAGTCCTGTGTATCTCCTATAATTGTTGCCAGGTTTGGTTTGTACAGACAATTAGCTACATAAAATGGAAGTGCTGTATTGCTTGTTCCAGAGTAAAACTGCTTGTTCTATAAGGACACCTTGTGGGCTGCTTCTTTTATTgaaagtattaggcctctttcacacgggcgttgcgggaaaaggtgcgggtgcgttgcgggaacatgcacgatttttccgcccgagtgcaaaacattgtaatgcgttttgcacgcgtgtgagaaaaatcggcatgtttggtacccaaacccgaacttcttcacagaagttcgggcttgggatcggtgttctgtagattgtattattttcccttataacatggttataagggaaaataatagcattctgaatgcagaatgcatagtacaatagcgctggaggggttaaaaaaaaaaattacaaatttttaactcaccttaatccacttgcttgcgcagcccggcttctcttctttgctgtgtacaggaaaaagacctgtagtgatgtcactccggtcatcacatggtccatcacatgatcttttaccatggtgatggaccatgtgatgaccggagggacgtcaccacaggtctttttcctgtacacagcaaagagaagccgggctgcgcgagcaagtggattaaggtgagttaaattattataatttttttaacccctccagcgctattgtactatgcattctgtattcagaatgctattattttcccttataaccatgttataagggaaaataataaagatcgggtctccatcccgatcgtcacctagcaaccgtgcgtgaaaatcgcaccgcatccgcacttgcttgcgattttcacgcagccccattcacttctatggggcctgcgttgcgttaaaaacgcacaaaatagagcttgctgcgattttcacgcaacgcacaagtgatgcgtgaaaatcaccgctcatgtgaacagccccatagaaatgaatgggtcctgattcagtgcgggtgcaatgcgttcaactcacgcattgcacccacgcggaaaactcgcctgtgtgaaaggggccttagggttactTCTTTTCCACAGCAACATGGATTTGGTAGGCACAATATTTAGGGTCGGCACATTGCGGTCaaataacttctttttttttgctgccGTTTTGTGGCAAAATGATGCAGCTTTGGCACAGTATGTGAAGTCACCCCTAGGTTCACACAGTACAGTATGTTATCTTTAGCAAAAACATTTTCCTTCATAACGTTGCTCTCTTTAGGGTTGATTCACATGGCAGATTTTTCCAAGGCAGAAATCTGCATCTGTGTGCCACAGATCTACTGGGTATTTAGCCCTTTTTAGTGGATACCCGATGTGATATCCAAGCATTTTCCATGTAGAATCTGTGCCAAGAACGGACTTTTACCTTCTTGATGTGGATTTGAAATCCACGTGGAAAAAATCTGTAGGAAAAAGGGTTCCTATTGGAAACAGTGAGACGCTGATTAGCCTCAGTTTTCACATGGAGTTTGGCAAGGAATATGCACTGAAATCggcattaaaaaaacaccttttggACAAGCCCTTAGGACCCCCTTTGGCTTTGGTTGAAATTGCAAAAAACACTGCCAATGTTACAAaaacagtgtccaaatatatagaaaATACTAATACATCTTTATTCATAACCATATGACAAAATACAAAAATGTGGAAACCAGCCACAATAACTGCCATCATGTGGATAATATAACAAAATACATCATATTTAATCAGGCAATGTGCAATAATTGTATGGGTCTATATAATAGCATACAATCACATAAAACATAAACCTATGCAAACCATGCATAATCTAG from the Bufo bufo chromosome 2, aBufBuf1.1, whole genome shotgun sequence genome contains:
- the MRPL34 gene encoding 39S ribosomal protein L34, mitochondrial → MAVWGALGRFLTLKPSVLVFCAQHRTFGSLFRSISQTEILSSGCGILSRNLPSNWSLLPVRTKKRGMEYQPKFLKRQRTHGWVKRISTRGGIEVILRRMLKGRKSLTV